One Nocardioides aromaticivorans genomic window carries:
- a CDS encoding S1 family peptidase, which produces MRARLPILAGAILAGLGLVAPAPATASTGGTADGDTHPNVAMIAFYDADGRFRCSATLISPTVLVTAAHCTDGTLGQTLVTFDSVIAEAPPSPLPVAADVTAGYTKAELEAKGYLSGTAYTHPEYSDFTDLDNWNDVGVIVLDEPVEGIAPAPVAALGAASAIKQPRKTIFTAVGYGTEVRQADSGPQKPTPMSYPLLRRYVDMPGQKITPQIIQTNGNEHDPFGTGGTCFGDSGGSLWLNGKVVAVTSYGYTDNCRYIDGYQRIDIPVVADWLAGFLAD; this is translated from the coding sequence ATGCGTGCTCGTCTCCCGATCCTGGCCGGCGCCATCCTCGCCGGCCTCGGTCTCGTCGCCCCCGCTCCCGCGACCGCCAGCACCGGCGGAACGGCTGATGGTGACACCCACCCGAACGTCGCCATGATCGCGTTCTACGACGCGGACGGCCGTTTCCGTTGCTCGGCGACCCTGATCAGCCCGACCGTGCTGGTCACGGCCGCCCACTGCACCGACGGCACGCTCGGACAGACGCTCGTCACCTTCGACAGCGTGATCGCCGAGGCGCCGCCGTCGCCGCTGCCCGTCGCTGCCGACGTCACCGCCGGCTACACGAAGGCCGAGCTCGAGGCGAAGGGCTACCTCTCCGGCACGGCGTACACGCACCCGGAGTACAGCGACTTCACCGACCTCGACAACTGGAACGACGTCGGCGTCATCGTCCTCGACGAGCCGGTCGAGGGCATCGCCCCGGCCCCGGTCGCCGCCCTCGGTGCGGCCAGTGCCATCAAGCAGCCGCGCAAGACCATCTTCACCGCGGTCGGCTACGGCACCGAGGTCCGGCAGGCCGACTCCGGCCCGCAGAAGCCCACCCCGATGAGCTACCCGCTGCTGCGCCGGTACGTCGACATGCCCGGCCAGAAGATCACGCCGCAGATCATCCAGACCAACGGCAACGAGCACGACCCCTTCGGCACCGGCGGCACCTGCTTCGGTGACTCGGGCGGGTCGCTGTGGCTCAACGGGAAGGTCGTCGCGGTGACGTCGTACGGCTACACGGACAACTGCCGCTACATCGACGGCTACCAGCGCATCGACATCCCCGTCGTCGCGGACTGGCTGGCGGGTTTCCTCGCGGACTGA
- the speB gene encoding agmatinase, whose product MTTIGPTDSSLVPRFAGPATFARLPRIDEVPAADIVVAGVPFDSGVSYRPGARFGPAHVRESSRLLRPYHPGLGVSPFEVAQVADAGDIVANPFRIDEAVESVQAGAAALTADGARLVVVGGDHTISLPLLRAAAERHGPVALVHFDAHLDTWDTYFGAEYTHGTPFRRAVEEGILDTEALSHVGTRGPLYGPRDLEDDRRLGFGIVTAADVYRLRVDEVVDRLRARVGDRPVYLSIDIDVLDPAHAPGTGTPEAGGLTSRELLEILRGFADLDVVGGDVVEVAPAYDHAEMTGVAAAHVAYDLVSLLAMGHARRTAV is encoded by the coding sequence GTGACCACCATCGGTCCCACCGACAGCTCGCTCGTCCCCCGCTTCGCCGGCCCGGCGACCTTCGCCCGGCTGCCCCGCATCGACGAGGTGCCCGCCGCCGACATCGTCGTCGCCGGCGTCCCGTTCGACAGCGGGGTCTCCTACCGCCCGGGCGCACGGTTCGGCCCGGCGCACGTGCGGGAGTCCTCGCGCCTGCTCCGCCCCTACCACCCGGGCCTCGGCGTCTCGCCGTTCGAGGTCGCGCAGGTCGCGGACGCCGGCGACATCGTCGCCAACCCGTTCCGCATCGACGAGGCGGTCGAGTCGGTGCAGGCGGGAGCGGCAGCGCTGACCGCCGACGGCGCGCGCCTGGTCGTCGTGGGAGGCGACCACACCATCTCCCTGCCGCTCCTGCGGGCCGCGGCCGAGCGTCACGGACCCGTCGCGCTGGTCCACTTCGACGCCCACCTGGACACGTGGGACACCTACTTCGGCGCCGAGTACACCCACGGCACGCCGTTCCGCCGCGCGGTCGAGGAGGGGATCCTCGACACCGAGGCGCTCAGCCACGTCGGCACCCGCGGCCCGCTCTACGGACCCCGGGACCTCGAGGACGACCGCCGCCTCGGCTTCGGCATCGTCACCGCCGCCGACGTCTACCGGCTGCGGGTCGACGAGGTCGTCGACCGGCTCCGCGCGCGCGTGGGCGACCGGCCGGTCTACCTGTCCATCGACATCGACGTCCTCGACCCGGCCCACGCCCCCGGCACGGGCACGCCGGAGGCCGGCGGCCTCACCAGCCGCGAGCTGCTGGAGATCCTGCGCGGCTTCGCCGACCTCGACGTGGTCGGCGGCGACGTCGTCGAGGTCGCGCCGGCGTACGACCACGCCGAGATGACCGGCGTCGCCGCCGCGCACGTCGCCTACGACCTGGTGTCCCTGCTCGCGATGGGCCACGCCCGTCGGACGGCCGTCTGA
- a CDS encoding purine-cytosine permease family protein yields MSEIAAPPKATEVETHGVDAIPDAERSARPLDLFRLVFGGANTFATVVLGSFPILFGLSFRDALLATLLGLGVGALILAPMSVFGPRNGTNNAVSSSAHLGVHGRVVGSFLSLLTALAFFSISVWSSGDVLVGAANRAVGVPVNDAVLAIAYGIFAVLVLVVCIYGFRFMLLVNKVAVAAATALFLLGIVAFGGAFDPGYAGIYGPGADAATNALYWPSFVGAALVVMSNPVSFGAFLGDWSRYIPRETPRRRVMLATVLAQLATLVPFGFGLVTATVIATDAGDYITAGDYVGGLLAVAPEWYFVPVCLIALVGGMSTGTTSLYGTGLDFSSVFPRFTRVQATVFIGVFAIAFIFVGRFALDVVQSISTFAILIITCTVPWMVVMTIGWVVRRGWYDSDSLQVFNRRQRGGRYWFAHGWNFRGLVGWLVPAALSICFVNVPGQFVGPLGDLANGVDLSIPVGLGLAALLYPALLWIFPEPEDAFGPDGPRLVPTGTAGATPIVAADGPAVAVA; encoded by the coding sequence ATGTCCGAGATCGCAGCGCCCCCGAAGGCCACCGAGGTCGAGACGCACGGCGTCGACGCCATCCCCGACGCCGAGCGCAGCGCCCGCCCGCTCGACCTGTTCCGGCTCGTCTTCGGCGGCGCCAACACCTTCGCGACCGTCGTGCTGGGCAGCTTCCCGATCCTGTTCGGCCTCAGCTTCCGCGACGCCCTGCTCGCCACCCTGCTGGGCCTGGGCGTCGGCGCGCTGATCCTCGCGCCGATGTCGGTCTTCGGGCCGCGCAACGGCACCAACAACGCGGTCTCGTCCTCGGCCCACCTCGGCGTGCACGGCCGGGTCGTCGGCTCGTTCCTGTCGCTGCTGACGGCGCTCGCGTTCTTCTCGATCTCCGTCTGGTCGTCGGGCGACGTCCTCGTCGGCGCAGCGAACCGCGCCGTCGGCGTACCGGTCAACGACGCCGTCCTCGCGATCGCCTACGGCATCTTCGCCGTGCTGGTCCTCGTGGTCTGCATTTACGGCTTCCGCTTCATGCTGCTCGTCAACAAGGTGGCCGTGGCCGCCGCCACGGCACTCTTCCTGCTGGGGATCGTCGCTTTCGGCGGGGCCTTCGACCCGGGCTACGCGGGCATCTACGGTCCCGGCGCGGACGCCGCGACCAACGCGCTCTACTGGCCCTCCTTCGTCGGAGCGGCGCTGGTGGTGATGTCGAACCCCGTCTCCTTCGGCGCCTTCCTCGGCGACTGGTCGCGCTACATCCCGCGGGAGACCCCGCGCCGCAGGGTGATGCTCGCGACCGTGCTCGCCCAGCTCGCGACCCTGGTCCCGTTCGGCTTCGGCCTCGTCACCGCGACCGTGATCGCGACCGACGCCGGTGACTACATCACGGCCGGCGACTACGTCGGCGGGCTGCTCGCCGTCGCGCCCGAGTGGTACTTCGTCCCCGTGTGCCTGATCGCGCTGGTGGGCGGCATGTCGACCGGGACCACGTCGCTCTACGGCACCGGGCTCGACTTCTCCAGCGTGTTCCCGCGGTTCACCCGCGTCCAGGCGACCGTCTTCATCGGCGTGTTCGCGATCGCGTTCATCTTCGTGGGCCGGTTCGCACTCGACGTCGTCCAGAGCATCTCCACCTTCGCGATCCTGATCATCACCTGCACGGTCCCCTGGATGGTCGTGATGACGATCGGCTGGGTCGTGCGCCGCGGCTGGTACGACTCCGACTCGCTCCAGGTGTTCAACCGCCGCCAGCGCGGGGGCCGCTACTGGTTCGCGCACGGCTGGAACTTCCGGGGCCTCGTCGGCTGGCTGGTGCCCGCGGCGCTCAGCATCTGCTTCGTCAACGTGCCCGGCCAGTTCGTCGGCCCGCTCGGCGACCTCGCCAACGGCGTCGACCTGAGCATCCCGGTCGGCCTCGGCCTCGCCGCGCTGCTCTACCCGGCGCTGCTGTGGATCTTCCCGGAGCCGGAGGACGCCTTCGGCCCCGACGGTCCGCGCCTGGTCCCCACCGGGACCGCCGGCGCGACGCCCATCGTCGCCGCGGACGGCCCCGCCGTCGCCGTCGCCTGA
- a CDS encoding YybH family protein — protein sequence MAALTTEQVLAATDRLVAAFAATDTAAYFDCFAPSATFVFHPEPDRLDDRASYERLWAGWLADGWRVESCTSTDRLVQVHGDTGVLTHRVHTVTVVDGERTETDERESIVFVLDGDRVVAVHEHLSPCPVA from the coding sequence ATGGCGGCACTGACCACCGAGCAGGTGCTCGCGGCGACCGACCGGTTGGTGGCCGCGTTCGCGGCGACCGACACGGCCGCCTACTTCGACTGCTTCGCGCCGTCGGCCACCTTCGTGTTCCACCCCGAGCCCGACCGGCTCGACGACCGGGCGTCGTACGAACGGCTGTGGGCGGGCTGGCTGGCCGACGGCTGGCGCGTGGAGTCGTGCACCAGCACCGACCGGCTGGTCCAGGTCCACGGGGACACCGGCGTCCTGACCCACCGCGTCCACACCGTGACGGTCGTCGACGGCGAGCGCACCGAGACCGACGAGCGCGAGTCCATCGTCTTCGTCCTCGACGGCGACCGCGTGGTCGCCGTCCACGAGCACCTGTCACCCTGCCCGGTGGCGTAG
- a CDS encoding Lrp/AsnC family transcriptional regulator: protein MDEVDEAIVELLEHDGRMSHPAIARAVGTSRSGAAARVQRLLGSGQVEVRGVVHPAVLGQGALAYVTLTVQGPVAPVAAWVAEREDVPFVSLPTGRQVVLVEVRAGSTQEVDRAVTELRSHPSVRAVEVLTYVEVVRDVVGPTGDVDGDVDETDLTLLRALEEDGRASYVDLARLVRLSPAGVRRRVLRLLDDGLVRVGAIVRHSGRDRQPTMGLGLRLSGDPAPVVDLLAGDREVIFLARTLGRFDLLLTLRAHAGADLAERIDRVRSLPGVEDVECWSHLHIVKETYAAVRVGGAPRS, encoded by the coding sequence GTGGACGAGGTCGACGAGGCGATCGTGGAGCTGCTCGAGCACGACGGCCGGATGTCGCACCCGGCGATCGCCCGGGCGGTCGGCACCTCGCGGTCGGGAGCTGCCGCCCGTGTGCAGCGGCTGCTCGGGTCGGGCCAGGTCGAGGTGCGCGGGGTGGTCCACCCCGCGGTCCTCGGCCAGGGCGCCCTCGCCTACGTCACGCTGACCGTCCAAGGTCCGGTGGCACCGGTCGCCGCCTGGGTCGCCGAGCGCGAGGACGTGCCCTTCGTCTCCCTGCCCACCGGGCGGCAGGTCGTGCTGGTGGAGGTGCGGGCCGGGTCGACGCAGGAGGTCGACCGCGCGGTCACCGAGCTGCGCTCCCACCCGTCGGTGCGCGCCGTCGAGGTGCTGACCTACGTCGAGGTCGTGCGCGACGTGGTCGGCCCCACGGGGGACGTCGACGGTGACGTCGACGAGACCGACCTGACGCTGCTCCGCGCGCTCGAGGAGGACGGGCGGGCGTCGTACGTCGACCTCGCGCGGCTGGTCCGCCTCTCGCCCGCAGGGGTACGCCGCCGCGTGCTGCGGCTGCTCGACGACGGGCTGGTCCGGGTCGGGGCGATCGTGCGGCACTCAGGCCGCGACCGGCAGCCCACGATGGGCCTGGGCCTGCGACTCTCCGGCGATCCCGCGCCCGTCGTGGACCTGCTGGCCGGCGACCGCGAGGTCATCTTCCTCGCCCGGACGCTGGGTCGGTTCGACCTGCTGCTGACGCTGCGGGCCCATGCCGGCGCCGACCTCGCCGAGCGGATCGACCGCGTGCGGTCCCTGCCCGGCGTGGAGGACGTCGAGTGCTGGAGCCACCTGCACATCGTCAAGGAGACCTACGCGGCGGTCCGGGTCGGCGGCGCGCCGCGTTCCTGA
- a CDS encoding GPGG-motif small membrane protein: MGTLLWIAAVVLVIAGIVTLIQGSILLGIVLIVVGLLVGPGGVSIFNGRGNTV, from the coding sequence ATGGGTACGCTCCTGTGGATCGCCGCAGTCGTCCTCGTCATCGCCGGAATCGTCACGTTGATCCAGGGCAGCATCCTGCTCGGCATCGTGCTGATCGTCGTGGGGCTCCTGGTGGGGCCCGGAGGTGTCTCCATCTTCAACGGGCGCGGCAACACCGTCTGA
- a CDS encoding SDR family oxidoreductase — MLVAIVGGNGQIARLLHPLVVAQGHTPVALVRSEEQRAALEELGAEVRLLDIENAGVDDFAAAFEGCSAVVFSAGGGPDGNIERKRTVDLEGSLKSIEAATRLGIRRFVQVSAIDVDEPVTPDAGEVWAAYVAAKRDSDAALRASHLAWTILRPGRLTDDPATGHVAIGPDVPRGPVTRADVAAVLAAVLDRPDTVGQQWNLVGGDVPLDEALDAAARA, encoded by the coding sequence ATGCTCGTCGCCATCGTCGGAGGCAACGGCCAGATCGCCCGGCTGCTGCACCCCCTCGTCGTCGCCCAGGGCCACACGCCCGTCGCGCTCGTCCGCTCGGAGGAGCAGCGCGCCGCGCTGGAGGAGCTCGGGGCGGAGGTGCGCCTGCTCGACATCGAGAACGCCGGCGTCGACGACTTCGCCGCGGCGTTCGAGGGCTGCTCGGCCGTCGTGTTCAGCGCGGGCGGCGGACCCGACGGCAACATCGAGCGCAAGCGCACCGTCGACCTCGAGGGCTCGCTCAAGTCGATCGAGGCGGCGACCCGTCTGGGCATCCGCCGCTTCGTGCAGGTCTCCGCGATCGACGTCGACGAGCCGGTCACTCCCGATGCGGGCGAGGTCTGGGCGGCGTACGTCGCGGCCAAGCGCGACTCCGACGCGGCCCTGCGCGCGAGCCACCTCGCCTGGACGATCCTGCGTCCGGGCCGGCTCACCGACGACCCGGCGACCGGGCACGTGGCGATCGGACCGGACGTCCCGCGCGGCCCGGTGACCCGGGCCGACGTGGCCGCCGTCCTCGCGGCCGTGCTCGACCGTCCCGACACGGTCGGCCAGCAGTGGAACCTGGTGGGCGGCGACGTCCCGCTCGACGAAGCGCTGGACGCCGCCGCCCGAGCCTAG
- a CDS encoding thioesterase family protein, with translation MAYWHRTAPHTFTPTEHVGGAWDLATQHIAPALGVLAHEVETDRDRRRQDGLVVSRLSYDIFGTVPIEPIDVSVEVLRPGRTIELVQATASHGGRTVVVLRAWLAEPYDTTPLAGTDLPSIPSADEMEPWDMAGLWRGGFIASLEVRRKELGPGRSMVWVRTPHALVADEPVSRLAAVAGLVDVTNGIAVRADPGEVAFPNLDLTAHFLHAPAEGWLGLDTTQSYGPGGIGVTSSKMHDEDGPLGTIAQTLTVRP, from the coding sequence GTGGCGTACTGGCACCGGACCGCACCGCACACCTTCACCCCCACCGAGCACGTGGGCGGGGCGTGGGACCTCGCGACCCAGCACATCGCGCCCGCGCTCGGCGTGCTGGCGCACGAGGTGGAGACCGACCGGGACCGGCGCCGCCAGGACGGTCTCGTGGTCAGCCGGCTGTCCTACGACATCTTCGGCACCGTGCCGATCGAGCCGATCGACGTGTCCGTCGAGGTGCTGCGGCCGGGCCGCACGATCGAGCTGGTGCAGGCGACCGCGTCGCACGGTGGCCGCACGGTCGTCGTACTCAGGGCGTGGCTGGCGGAGCCCTACGACACGACCCCGCTCGCCGGGACCGACCTTCCCTCCATCCCGTCCGCCGACGAGATGGAGCCGTGGGACATGGCCGGCCTGTGGCGGGGCGGGTTCATCGCGTCGCTCGAGGTCCGCCGCAAGGAGCTCGGCCCCGGCCGGTCGATGGTCTGGGTCCGCACGCCGCACGCACTGGTCGCCGACGAGCCGGTCAGCCGGCTGGCCGCGGTCGCGGGGCTGGTCGACGTCACGAACGGCATCGCGGTGCGCGCCGACCCCGGCGAGGTGGCCTTCCCCAACCTCGACCTGACCGCCCACTTCCTGCACGCCCCGGCCGAGGGCTGGCTCGGGCTCGACACGACCCAGTCGTACGGTCCCGGCGGCATCGGCGTCACCAGCTCGAAGATGCACGACGAGGACGGGCCGCTCGGCACGATCGCGCAGACCCTGACGGTGCGCCCGTAG
- a CDS encoding glycerophosphodiester phosphodiesterase — translation MTRNTTLLPRTLLALATSAAVTLGAATVPAEAAPAGHGKPAADETTPLVFAHRGASGYRPEHTLAAYRLAIRMGADYIEPDLVSTKDGVLVARHENEISGTTDVAAHPEFAGRRATKVIDGVTVTGWFTEDFTLAELKTLRAKERLPQVRPGNTAFDGRFEIPTLDEVIQLAKRESGRTGRTIGIAPETKHPTYFDSIGLSLEEPLVRALRRNGLDRANARVVIQSFETGNLRQLDTLTRVPLAQLVDAAGAPYDLKAAGSTTTYADLVKPAGLAEVATYADWVAPNKNLILPRDASGAIGTPSAVVADAHAAGLEVVTWTMRVENQFLPTNHRIGTDPNAKGDLAGEIDAFLDAGVDALFSDSADIAVAARDAWVADND, via the coding sequence ATGACCCGGAACACCACCCTCCTCCCGAGGACCCTGCTGGCCCTCGCCACCTCGGCCGCCGTCACGCTCGGCGCCGCCACCGTCCCCGCCGAGGCCGCGCCGGCCGGCCACGGCAAGCCGGCCGCCGACGAGACCACCCCGCTCGTGTTCGCCCACCGGGGCGCGTCCGGCTACCGGCCCGAGCACACGCTCGCGGCCTACCGCCTCGCGATCCGGATGGGCGCCGACTACATCGAGCCCGACCTGGTCTCGACCAAGGACGGCGTCCTCGTCGCCCGGCACGAGAACGAGATCAGCGGCACCACCGACGTCGCCGCGCACCCGGAGTTCGCTGGGCGCCGCGCGACGAAGGTCATCGACGGCGTCACGGTCACGGGCTGGTTCACCGAGGACTTCACCCTCGCCGAGCTCAAGACGCTGCGCGCCAAGGAGCGGCTGCCCCAGGTCCGCCCGGGCAACACCGCCTTCGACGGCCGGTTCGAGATCCCGACCCTGGATGAGGTCATCCAGCTCGCGAAGCGTGAGTCGGGCCGTACTGGCCGGACCATCGGCATCGCGCCGGAGACCAAGCACCCGACCTACTTCGACTCGATCGGGCTCTCGCTCGAGGAGCCGCTGGTGCGCGCCCTGCGCCGCAACGGCCTCGACCGCGCCAACGCCAGGGTCGTCATCCAGTCCTTCGAGACCGGCAACCTGCGCCAGCTCGACACGCTGACCCGGGTGCCGCTGGCACAGCTGGTCGACGCCGCCGGGGCGCCGTACGACCTCAAGGCCGCCGGCTCGACCACGACCTACGCCGACCTGGTGAAGCCGGCCGGGCTCGCCGAGGTCGCGACCTACGCCGACTGGGTCGCCCCGAACAAGAACCTGATCCTGCCGCGGGACGCCTCCGGCGCCATCGGTACGCCGAGCGCGGTCGTGGCCGACGCCCACGCCGCCGGGCTCGAGGTCGTCACCTGGACGATGCGTGTCGAGAACCAGTTCCTGCCGACGAACCACCGCATCGGCACCGACCCGAACGCGAAGGGCGACCTCGCCGGCGAGATCGACGCCTTCCTCGACGCCGGGGTCGACGCGCTCTTCTCCGACAGCGCCGACATCGCGGTCGCCGCCCGCGACGCGTGGGTGGCCGACAACGACTGA
- a CDS encoding M15 family metallopeptidase produces MRLGPLLAFLAVVLAAGLLAPPPAGAADGLTLTAPAQYADRDTPLTIAGAPPGAAVVLERFDGTDWQPAGSFVAGEDGTVTTPVRVLRVPARNLVRATAAGATGELRLPLRAIGTTTTLTGPRQVVDERSITLTVVRRTAEGTAVPGPVLLQRIVAGSWSTARTLTLGTTGTATTSVTPRSDSTWRVASPAQPWAASSVSARLAVDNLPPGRPVALPEAAPRPRVALPAAPRATGAGANAAIYRIPDRVWRSMVGRSWHRGCPVGRSGLRLLRINYWDYAGYRRRGELVAAASVVRQMAGALADMYRAGLPIRSMYRVDRFGWSKRLQGADDYRSMAAGNTSAFNCRWVVGRPGVRSPHTYGRALDLNTWENPYLSRQGWEPNSWWPSRSHPRAAWRSRSHAVVAIMRARGLRWTYGTSDSQHFDAVPPGGRPIVVPGCAVVVCH; encoded by the coding sequence ATGCGCCTGGGCCCCCTGCTGGCATTTCTCGCCGTCGTGCTCGCTGCCGGACTCCTGGCGCCGCCGCCGGCTGGCGCCGCCGACGGGCTGACGCTCACCGCTCCCGCGCAGTACGCCGACCGCGACACCCCGTTGACGATCGCCGGCGCGCCGCCCGGCGCCGCGGTGGTCCTCGAGCGCTTCGACGGCACGGACTGGCAGCCCGCAGGCTCCTTCGTCGCCGGTGAGGACGGCACCGTGACCACGCCGGTGCGCGTGCTGCGGGTGCCCGCGCGCAACCTGGTCCGCGCCACCGCCGCCGGGGCCACGGGGGAGCTCCGGCTCCCGCTGCGCGCGATCGGCACGACCACCACGCTGACCGGCCCGCGGCAGGTCGTCGACGAGCGGTCGATCACGTTGACCGTCGTACGACGGACGGCGGAGGGGACGGCGGTCCCCGGACCGGTCCTGCTGCAGCGCATCGTGGCGGGATCGTGGAGCACGGCCCGCACCCTCACCCTGGGCACGACCGGTACGGCGACCACCTCGGTCACGCCTCGCAGCGACAGCACCTGGCGGGTGGCCAGCCCCGCGCAGCCGTGGGCGGCCTCCTCGGTCAGCGCCCGGCTGGCCGTCGACAACCTGCCGCCGGGGCGCCCGGTCGCGTTGCCGGAGGCGGCGCCGCGTCCGCGGGTCGCGCTGCCCGCCGCACCCCGGGCCACCGGCGCCGGTGCGAACGCCGCGATCTACCGGATCCCGGACCGGGTCTGGCGCTCCATGGTCGGGCGCAGCTGGCACCGCGGCTGCCCGGTCGGCCGCTCGGGCCTGCGCCTGCTGCGGATCAACTACTGGGACTACGCCGGCTACCGCCGCCGCGGGGAGCTGGTCGCGGCCGCGTCGGTCGTCCGGCAGATGGCCGGCGCCCTCGCCGACATGTACCGCGCGGGCCTGCCCATCCGCTCGATGTACCGGGTCGACCGGTTCGGCTGGTCGAAGCGGCTGCAGGGGGCCGACGACTACCGGTCGATGGCCGCCGGCAACACCTCGGCCTTCAACTGCCGGTGGGTCGTCGGCCGGCCTGGCGTCCGCAGCCCGCACACCTACGGACGGGCGCTGGACCTGAACACCTGGGAGAACCCCTACCTGTCGCGCCAGGGCTGGGAGCCGAACTCCTGGTGGCCCTCGCGCTCGCATCCCCGCGCCGCCTGGCGCAGCCGCAGCCACGCCGTCGTGGCGATCATGCGCGCCCGCGGCCTGCGCTGGACCTACGGCACGTCGGACAGCCAGCACTTCGACGCCGTGCCCCCGGGTGGCCGACCGATCGTCGTACCCGGTTGCGCGGTCGTGGTCTGTCACTAG
- a CDS encoding HIT family protein — protein sequence MADCIFCAIVAGDAEADVVLDEPGFLAFLDRRPVFKGHVLLVPREHVVTLPDLPASERDGFLAAAQRLATAVVEGLGAQGSFVAMNNVVSQSVPHLHLHVVPRTKGDGLRGFFWPRRTYADGESAEYAARLRAALSA from the coding sequence GTGGCGGACTGCATCTTCTGCGCGATCGTCGCCGGCGACGCCGAGGCCGACGTCGTCCTCGACGAGCCGGGGTTCCTGGCCTTCCTCGACCGGCGCCCGGTGTTCAAGGGCCACGTCCTGCTCGTGCCCCGCGAGCACGTGGTCACGCTGCCCGACCTCCCGGCGAGCGAGCGTGACGGTTTCCTCGCCGCCGCCCAGCGCCTCGCCACCGCCGTCGTCGAGGGCCTCGGCGCGCAGGGCAGCTTCGTCGCGATGAACAACGTCGTCAGCCAGTCCGTCCCGCACCTGCACCTGCACGTCGTGCCGCGGACGAAGGGCGACGGGCTGCGCGGCTTCTTCTGGCCCCGCCGCACGTACGCCGACGGGGAGTCCGCGGAGTATGCCGCCCGCCTGCGGGCCGCGCTCTCCGCGTAG
- a CDS encoding SDR family NAD(P)-dependent oxidoreductase, with protein MGRFDGRVAVITGAARGIGFGTATRFAEEGASVAIVDLDETAAAEAAAKLPLTEGAKAIGVGANVSDGASVDAAIERVVTELGGIHILVNNAGITRDNLLFKMTEEDWDLVMGVHLKGAFLMTKAAQKHFVEQKYGKVVNISSISALGNRGQANYSAAKMGVQGFTRTLGIELGPFGINVNAVAPGFIATEMTDATAARLKMDVDEFRRLNAEANPVRRVGLPDDIAAAVTFLSADESSYITGQTLYVDGGISLGT; from the coding sequence ATGGGTCGTTTCGACGGGCGAGTCGCCGTCATCACCGGAGCAGCGCGCGGGATCGGGTTCGGCACCGCCACCCGGTTCGCCGAGGAGGGCGCGTCGGTCGCGATCGTCGACCTCGACGAGACCGCGGCCGCCGAGGCCGCCGCGAAGCTGCCGCTCACCGAGGGTGCGAAGGCCATCGGCGTGGGCGCCAACGTCTCCGACGGCGCGTCGGTCGACGCCGCCATCGAGCGGGTCGTCACCGAGCTGGGTGGGATCCACATCCTGGTGAACAACGCGGGCATCACCCGCGACAACCTCCTCTTCAAGATGACCGAGGAGGACTGGGACCTGGTGATGGGGGTGCACCTCAAGGGTGCGTTCTTGATGACCAAGGCCGCGCAGAAGCACTTCGTGGAGCAGAAGTACGGCAAGGTCGTGAACATCTCCTCGATCTCGGCGCTGGGCAACCGGGGGCAGGCCAACTACTCGGCCGCGAAGATGGGCGTGCAGGGCTTCACCCGCACCCTGGGCATCGAGCTGGGCCCGTTCGGGATCAACGTCAACGCGGTCGCGCCGGGCTTCATCGCGACCGAGATGACCGACGCCACCGCGGCCCGGCTGAAGATGGACGTCGACGAGTTCCGCCGCCTCAACGCGGAGGCGAACCCGGTCCGCCGCGTCGGCCTGCCCGACGACATCGCGGCCGCGGTCACCTTCCTGTCGGCCGACGAGTCGTCGTACATCACCGGCCAGACGCTCTACGTCGACGGCGGGATCAGCCTCGGAACCTGA